In Chryseobacterium sp. C-71, the genomic window TTGGATTGTGTAAAAATAAGATAGTCATTTCCACCGTCTTTCAACCCATATTTTTTCTTAATTTCTTCTGGTTTCAACGGATAATTTTTAGAGATAATATTAAATTGCCCTTTCTTTTTAATCTGCTTTCCGTCAACTACTTCCATTTCAAATATTCTTCCAGGAAAATTTTCAATTTTGGTATTTGAAGTATAAATATGAGTATTTGGATGTAATTTTTCAAGCCTAAATCTTTCGGAAATCAAATTGAAAATTCCGGCTTTTAATAAAGTATTATTTGGAATATAAATAAATTTTTCTGGCTCAGCATATTCTGCGTAGGCATTTTCTTCATCACCAAACTGAAATTGGAAGTCAGATTCACCACTTTCAAGATTGATACAATGACATTGAATGGATTTTGAAATATCAGCCGTTAAAAAAACAACAATCTCTTTCACATCATTTTTTACGGCAACAATATCAATCTTGGAAATATTTTTTAAAACAGAAACGAGATATTTTAAATCAATCAAAGGCGAAAGCTTAATCACAACCTGCTTAGAAATCGATAGCAGTTTATCCTGAATTTCAAGAATATTGGGCGACAAATCTTCTAACAAGAAAACTTTGTTTTTCTGCTGACCTCTTCTGGCTGGATCGAGATAAATGACATCAAATTTTTCAGTATTTCCACCAAGGAAATCCTCCAATTTTTGATTGACAAATTTTGCTTTTTTATTTAAAACACTCCAATTATGTTCTACAATTTCTAAAAGTTCAGGATTTTGTTCGACCAAAGTAATTTCATCAAAGTTTTCTGAAAGATAATAAGCATCTATCCCAAAACCGCTCGTAAGGTCAATAAACTTCTTTCCTTTTAAAATTTTCGATTTATAAACTGCCGTTTTATCTGATGAAGATTGTTCTAAACTGAGCTGTGGCGGGAAAATAATTCCATCCTTCAGTAGAAACGGAAATTTTTTCTGAGCAACCTGTTTTCCTTTGATTTGCTGAACGATTTCCTGCATAGAAACATCAGGAAACGGTGATTTTTTTAATAATAGGGAATGCAGATCTGAATTTAGATTTGCATTGATGTAATTTTGAATTTCTTTGTTTGAATGCCACGAATGCACGAATATTCTTTTAAATTATTTACTAATTATAAAACAATTCTTTTATAACTTAATTTTGATTCACCAAAATTAATAATCAATGCTAATTTATTTTCAGAAACCTTTGATAATTGATTGCCTGCGCGATATCTTCATCTATAATTTCTTTCTTACCTTTTATTTCTAAAATAATCTTTTCTGAAAGTACAAAATCTGCATAAAATTTATGTGGAAGGACAACACCTTTGTAGACCACTTCATATTCTTTTTCTCTTTCGTAAAAAATACCAGCCTTTCTTAATTCTATTTCCAAGGCATCTTTATAGACTATTTCTGAAAATCCATGCCCAAGAAAATTATGAATCTCCATACAAATTCCTATAATCTTATATGATTCTTCTTTATAAATAATATCCATACCTATAACCTCCTTTCAAAAATTGATAATCCTACTAGAAATATTCGTGTATTCGTGGCATCAGATATTCAAATCAAATCACTCAAACATTTCAGCCCAACGAACCGCTTTAATTTCTTTTGTATTATAAAGCTCTGCAACAGTCTTTCTAACCTCCAGTTTTGGATATAAATTCACTCCAATCAGTTTTATTTTTCCTTCCTCAACCCACTTTTGCTCTTCAACAGCCTGGTTATAGATTTTTTTCTGAAGAATTTCTTGTTTTAAAGATTCCAAATAACCTCCGTTTTCTTCAATTTCTAAAAAGAACTGCCAAGATTTCTCAGCGATTTGTTGCGTAATATCTTCCACGTAATAACTTCCATTTGAGGCGTCTTCAAAAACATTAATGATGCTTTCGTATGCTAAAACAATCTGTTGCTTGAATGAAATTTCTTCCGAATTTTCGGTATTATTTCCGATCTGATAATTGGTACTGAAAACAGCATCTGCTCCACCAATCATAGCCGAAGCCAGTTCTAAAGTTGAACGAATCAAGTTATTTTCGCTGTCAGAAACCGACTTATTTCTTAGTGAAGTTTCCGCAAAAATGTATGGAATATCATCTAAGCCATATTCTTTTGAAAGTTGATTAAAAACCAATTTAAAAGCACGGATTTTAGCTATTTCAAAGAAATAATTTCCTCCAACCGCTAATCTGAACAGTATTTTATTTAAAATTTCTTCTCCATAAACTTCCACCAGTTCTTTTGTTTTTGCCAAAGCAATCCCCAACTGCTGAACGATAGATGCACCCGCATTTTGGTGAAGTGAAACATCTACACAAATATTTCTTTTAAAACTTTTTGCCAATAATTCTTTGACCAACTGATCATCAATTTCCGCATTGTTTTCATCAAAAACGTCAATCAACGAAAAATATTGGTCTTCATCTTGTGGACTGATGTGTTCAGCCAAAGCTTTATTGTTGATAAAAATGGTTTTCTCTATCAAATTTTCAACATTTTCATTTAGCAAAAATGCAAAAACATCATCTTCTAAAGTTTCGTGATACGTTGCTACCAAATGGGTGCTTTCTTCCACTTTCGGAAGATTGATCAAAGGTTTTTCAACAGAATCATAAAAAGGTTTCACATCAATTCCTTCTAAATTTTCTTTTTTCAGAATCGTGTAAATATCTTCCGTTTTAAGCTGTTTTTTAACAAGATTTTCCCAATTGGAAAAGGTTTCTATATTTGACATAAATGAGGGGTATGAATTGGTAGATTGTGAAAGGTCAATTCGCATTACTTGTCAATTTCAAATTCACTTGCGAGCGAAATTGACATTTGAACATTCACTAAAAATATTATTTCTTGGCGATATTTGTGCTATCAACAACTAAAATAAAAATTTCTTCATTAGGTTTTTTCATGAAATAATTTTCTCTGGCGTATTTTTCTTTCTCAGACTTATTATTCATCAGTTTTTTGTAGAATTTATCATTCTTATCATATTCTGTTTTATAATAATCGAGCTGCTCTTCGTATTTATTGATTTCTCCGTTTAACTCATTGATTACCAAAAACGAAGTTTTGTCGAAGAAGACCATCCAGACCAAAAATAAGCAGATGGCAATGACATATTTGTTCAAAATATAATGCTGAAGAAATCTGATGGTTTCAGATTTGGGTTGAATGTCTTTAATTAATTCTTTCTCAGCCATTTTTTCTAGTGTTTTCTCAGTGAATTTTTAATAACGGTCGTTAAAAAATCGATTGCAACAGAATTTTGCTTCATGTTTGGAATAATTAAATCGGCATCGTTTTTTGATGGCTCAATAAATTCCTGATGCATCGGCTTCAAAGTCGTCTGATAACGGTGTAAAACCTCATTCAGATCTCTTCCTCTTTCCTGTGTATCTCTTCTTATCCTTCTGATCAATCTTTCGTCAGAATCTGCATGTACAAAGACTTTTAGATCAAATTCTTTCAATAATTCTTTGTTCGTTAAAACCAAAATCCCTTCTACAACCAATACATTTTTCGGTTCAACGGTAACGTGATCTCCGGTTCTTGAATGCGTAACAAAACTGTAAACAGGTTGCTCAATCGATTCGTTATTTTTTAATGCTTTTACATGTTTCAGCATCAGTTCAAAATCTATTGACTTGGGATGATCGTAGTTTAACGCTTCTCTTTCCGTCAATGTAAGATTGTGATTATCGTGGTAATAATTGTCCTGAGACAAAATATTCATCCCTTCGATGTCAAGCTGCTGAATAATCTTATCAACAACTGTAGTTTTGCCGGATCCTGTTCCTCCCGCAATTCCTATTACAAGCATTTTTAATATAGTTTGTACAAATATACTATTTAAGATGGAAGTTTGAAGTCAGAAGCCTGATGTTTTTTTAATTGAAATAAATTTTATTCAATATGATTTTTTGTTTAAACTCTCCACCAAAAACAATAAACTCCGACGATTGCCGGAGTTCGTATTATACGATTTCGCTTGTTAAGCTTCTTGAAATTAATTTTTCGTGCATGGGTTTCAAAACATCCATAGAGCCTGTTTTCACTGTGCATTTACCTTTGTAATGTACGAGCATTGTACACTGTTCAGCTTGTATGAGGTCATGTTTGCAAATTTCTATTAATGCTTCGATAACATCATCAAAAGTATGAATGTCATCGTTATGCAAAATTAATTTGTACACTTCATCTGTTTCATCCAAAACCAGAACTTCTTCTTCGTACTGACGTTTTGGATTTTCGTAAT contains:
- a CDS encoding class I SAM-dependent methyltransferase gives rise to the protein MHSWHSNKEIQNYINANLNSDLHSLLLKKSPFPDVSMQEIVQQIKGKQVAQKKFPFLLKDGIIFPPQLSLEQSSSDKTAVYKSKILKGKKFIDLTSGFGIDAYYLSENFDEITLVEQNPELLEIVEHNWSVLNKKAKFVNQKLEDFLGGNTEKFDVIYLDPARRGQQKNKVFLLEDLSPNILEIQDKLLSISKQVVIKLSPLIDLKYLVSVLKNISKIDIVAVKNDVKEIVVFLTADISKSIQCHCINLESGESDFQFQFGDEENAYAEYAEPEKFIYIPNNTLLKAGIFNLISERFRLEKLHPNTHIYTSNTKIENFPGRIFEMEVVDGKQIKKKGQFNIISKNYPLKPEEIKKKYGLKDGGNDYLIFTQSKKGKLILKSV
- a CDS encoding GxxExxY protein; the protein is MDIIYKEESYKIIGICMEIHNFLGHGFSEIVYKDALEIELRKAGIFYEREKEYEVVYKGVVLPHKFYADFVLSEKIILEIKGKKEIIDEDIAQAINYQRFLKIN
- a CDS encoding methylmalonyl-CoA mutase family protein, which translates into the protein MSNIETFSNWENLVKKQLKTEDIYTILKKENLEGIDVKPFYDSVEKPLINLPKVEESTHLVATYHETLEDDVFAFLLNENVENLIEKTIFINNKALAEHISPQDEDQYFSLIDVFDENNAEIDDQLVKELLAKSFKRNICVDVSLHQNAGASIVQQLGIALAKTKELVEVYGEEILNKILFRLAVGGNYFFEIAKIRAFKLVFNQLSKEYGLDDIPYIFAETSLRNKSVSDSENNLIRSTLELASAMIGGADAVFSTNYQIGNNTENSEEISFKQQIVLAYESIINVFEDASNGSYYVEDITQQIAEKSWQFFLEIEENGGYLESLKQEILQKKIYNQAVEEQKWVEEGKIKLIGVNLYPKLEVRKTVAELYNTKEIKAVRWAEMFE
- a CDS encoding septum formation initiator family protein — protein: MAEKELIKDIQPKSETIRFLQHYILNKYVIAICLFLVWMVFFDKTSFLVINELNGEINKYEEQLDYYKTEYDKNDKFYKKLMNNKSEKEKYARENYFMKKPNEEIFILVVDSTNIAKK
- the udk gene encoding uridine kinase, whose amino-acid sequence is MLVIGIAGGTGSGKTTVVDKIIQQLDIEGMNILSQDNYYHDNHNLTLTEREALNYDHPKSIDFELMLKHVKALKNNESIEQPVYSFVTHSRTGDHVTVEPKNVLVVEGILVLTNKELLKEFDLKVFVHADSDERLIRRIRRDTQERGRDLNEVLHRYQTTLKPMHQEFIEPSKNDADLIIPNMKQNSVAIDFLTTVIKNSLRKH
- a CDS encoding ATP-dependent Clp protease adaptor ClpS, with product MIFYNSIKDYENPKRQYEEEVLVLDETDEVYKLILHNDDIHTFDDVIEALIEICKHDLIQAEQCTMLVHYKGKCTVKTGSMDVLKPMHEKLISRSLTSEIV